The following coding sequences are from one Paramormyrops kingsleyae isolate MSU_618 chromosome 21, PKINGS_0.4, whole genome shotgun sequence window:
- the LOC111846478 gene encoding zinc finger protein 644 yields the protein MADLKQNAKEESDTGAASDSAGDSQEPFGGPAIALKGGASQALLPKLSDRGDKPLNGIQSALSKHRRTSGSDSETGAFTNGPGSHSDPEEPGASPGKAAPAERPGNATSPLPSQAPGKSRSTDSNNGAGLSPKPFATPGSHDSESEEPDRLSVDDQDKIPVGRYRSPDGLGGRRIWDFDIDSSESSSDDYESDLNWDPQKEFMQFLWSDHSQPELEQKQETTTPPSGQRRRKRKVQMLERPSVPERVYPLKKSPAHEGPPVDTHPFKKKPNSQPTVETCDKYPNDTVEAIKQLILHAPTKKSQDDVDVHELDVGSKPKQQSAGPLAELSSEEEPSFFPCTKCNVNFKEKKHLHRHMMYHLDGNSQVRHVNVPRPFICRECGRSFRDRNSLLKHMIIHQERREKLMEEIKGLNELKDEGRTARLQCPQCVFGTNCPNTFVQHAKTHEKDKRYYCCEECSHMAVTEQELETHLYAAHRVVRKPQCDMMGKSGGQKEQRRFTMVRNNVPDATSFPCKICPFSTRNKNILKKHVELIHQQPYHADEEDVDNREPLYDVADDYATPAYRQHKLTGKAQKSDTQRLQLKPKFCMEKQAFRKRAELPFWSEGLAHLFRKSKVTQKARKGLGFPLSKWSPGNSLNKLSASLRKSDKQSKLSSQQAARIDVTTGLPYVEDGYNDDDQGYGSLFSGNLEKPNSIPRCYKPLLPKTEKSNSIFYTGYELEKGQGDSEESDSRHLRVEPSIKRKSPSKRKMSTPFHNTMEKTTHVILPKHEQTPKKHEILKDVSYEDPYDFSDYTSEATANFLDSNENEQNPYARNYFIRRQRFPAKEDRGSSGDTFEKSGDSGNESDTIQKLIVKEERIETDVSAHTPGVDIDPHVDSFSDFDPPTFGGERKSCPYCPAMFESGVGLSNHVRGHLHRVGLSYDARHVVSPEQVASQDRRPRIRRKITTIRRMRKAHKSESQSGHTCPLCGGWFDTKTGLSNHVRGHLKRIGCTVSSTSKSPLCILNEMMQDEKECQHILQVLNRKRFLSRPFVSQKFASSDGLFLSPTGIPVKIQHMSHEEGAWGPAPPRHAAEGLQPKQEEARPEVATTPSSTLIELLKRKKLDEEMEMNNRSQTARKCLGVSPPKERNAALHPLGAESTWTPEKNDLNKKVCVHCNTTFHSAVSLSNHLRAYARRKRAALLEGTTYDCKQKKQRSRPGPKKKMFRLPHAADEIYRLTCRFCDLVFQGPLSVQEDWIKHLQRHIMNTGVPRTGAGMVEVTSVPKDPPSPPQEQTPPLVSQMAY from the exons ATGGCCGACCTGAAGCAGAATGCCAAGGAGGAGAGTGACACGGGGGCTGCGTCGGACAGCGCCGGTGACTCCCAGGAGCCCTTCGGGGGTCCGGCCATCGCTCTGAAGGGTGGAGCGTCGCAGGCGCTGTTGCCGAAATTGTCAGACCGCGGTGACAAACCTCTTAATGGAATCCAGTCAGCTCTGTCCAAACACCGCAGAACTTCCGGAAGCGATTCGGAAACTGGAGCTTTCACAAATGGACCTGGCTCACACAGTGACCCGGAGGAGCCCGGGGCTTCACCAGGAAAAGCCGCACCTGCCGAACGGCCAGGGAATGCCACCAGTCCACTTCCATCACAGGCACCCGGCAAGTCGAGGTCTACAGACTCGAATAACGGTGCAGGTCTCAGCCCCAAACCATTTGCAACACCAGGCTCCCATGACAGTGAGTCCGAGGAACCCGACCGGCTTTCTGTGGATGACCAAGACAAAATCCCAGTTGGCCGATACAGGTCCCCTGATGGGCTCGGCGGCAGAAGAATATGGGACTTTGATATAGACTCTTCAGAGAGCTCCTCTGATGACTATGAGAGTGATCTGAACTGGGACCCGCAGAAGGAGTTTATGCAGTTCTTGTGGAGTGACCACAGCCAGCCGGAACTGGAGCAAAAGCAGGAGACCACTACGCCACCTTCAGGCCAGAGGAGGAGGAAGCGCAAGGTGCAAATGCTGGAGAGGCCCAGTGTTCCCGAACGTGTTTACCCCCTGAAGAAGTCCCCCGCCCACGAAGGGCCTCCTGTAGACACCCATCCCTTTAAGAAGAAGCCCAACTCTCAGCCTACAGTGGAAACATGTGACAAATATCCCAATGACACCGTAGAGGCCATCAAACAGCTCATTTTACACGCACCCACGAAGAAATCCCAAGATGACGTTGACGTCCATGAGTTGGACGTGGGCAGTAAGCCAAAGCAGCAGAGTGCCGGTCCTCTGGCGGAGCTGAGCTCGGAGGAGGAGCCCTCGTTCTTCCCCTGCACCAAGTGCAACGTCAACTTCAAAGAGAAGAAGCATTTGCATAGACACATGATGTACCACTTAGATGGGAACAGTCAGGTCCGGCATGTCAACGTGCCCCGGCCCTTCATATGCAGGGAGTGTGGACGCTCCTTTCGGGATCGCAATTCTCTCCTGAAGCACATGATCATTCACCAGGAGAGGAGGGAAAAGCTCATGGAGGAGATCAAGGGCCTCAACGAACTGAAGGACGAGGGCAGGACCGCCAGGCTGCAGTGTCCACAGTGTGTCTTTGGGACAAACTGCCCCAACACCTTCGTCCAGCACGCCAAGACACATGAGAAGGACAAGCGGTATTACTGCTGTGAGGAGTGTAGCCACATGGCTGTGACAGAGCAGGAGCTGGAAACCCATCTGTACGCAGCTCACCGTGTCGTGCGTAAACCGCAGTGCGACATGATGGGAAAAAGTGGCGGGCAAAAGGAGCAGAGGAGGTTTACCATGGTGCGAAACAACGTGCCAGACGCCACCTCCTTTCCCTGCAAAATATGCCCCTTTAGCACTCGGAACAAGAACATTCTGAAGAAGCATGTGGAGCTCATTCATCAGCAGCCGTACCATGCTGATGAGGAGGACGTTGACAACAGGGAACCCCTGTATGACGTTGCAGACGACTATGCAACACCTGCGTACAGGCAGCACAAGTTGACGGGCAAGGCCCAGAAATCAGACACTCAGAGGCTGCAGCTGAAGCCAAAGTTCTGCATGGAGAAGCAGGCTTTCAGGAAGAGGGCAGAGCTGCCCTTTTGGTCTGAAGGCTTGGCCCACCTGTTCAGAAAGAGCAAAGTCACTCAGAAAGCTCGCAAGGGCCTGGGCTTCCCACTGTCCAAGTGGAGCCCCGGAAATTCACTCAACAAGCTGTCAGCCTCTTTACGGAAAAGTGACAAGCAAAGCAAATTATCTTCTCAGCAGGCTGCAAGAATAGACGTCACGACAGGGCTCCCTTATGTGGAAGACGGCTACAACGATGACGACCAGGGTTACGGGAGCCTATTTTCAGGAAACTTGGAGAAGCCAAACTCCATCCCTCGCTGCTACAAGCCCCTGCTACCGAAAACGGAGAAATCCAACAGCATCTTCTACACTGGTTATGAGCTTGAGAAGGGACAGGGAGATAGCGAGGAGAGCGACAGCAGGCATTTGAGAGTGGAGCCATCCATTAAGAGGAAGTCTCCCTCCAAGAGGAAGATGTCTACGCCATTTCACAACACTATGGAAAAGACGACCCATGTGATTTTACCAAAACATGAACAGACTCCAAAGAAGCATGAAATTCTCAAGGACGTGAGCTACGAGGACCCATATGACTTCAGCGATTACACGAGCGAAGCCACAGCCAACTTCCTGGACAGTAACGAGAATGAACAGAATCCCTACGCTCGGAACTACTTCATCCGGAGGCAGAGGTTTCCCGCCAAAGAGGATCGGGGCTCGTCTGGGGACACATTTGAAAAGAGCGGAGACTCTGGGAATGAAAGCGACACCATTCAGAAGCTGATTGTGAAGGAGGAGCGCATCGAGACGGACGTGTCTGCACACACCCCTGGGGTGGACATAGACCCCCATGTGGACTCGTTCTCCGACTTTGATCCACCCACCTTCGGGGGCGAGCGGAAGTCCTGCCCATATTGTCCCGCCATGTTTGAGTCCGGGGTGGGGCTGTCCAATCACGTGCGGGGACACCTGCACCGGGTGGGGCTGAGCTATGATGCGCGTCATGTGGTTTCACCAGAGCAAGTGGCATCTCAGGACCGCAGACCTCGCATCCGGCGGAAGATTACCACCATACGGCGGATGAGGAAAG CGCACAAATCGGAGTCGCAGTCTGGCCACACGTGCCCGTTGTGCGGAGGCTGGTTCGACACCAAGACGGGCCTGTCGAACCACGTCCGCGGCCACCTGAAACGCATCGGCTGCACCGTGTCCAGCACGAGCAAGTCGCCGCTGTGCATCCTCAATGAGATGATGCAGGATGAGAAGGAGTGTCAGCACATCCTACAGGTGCTTAACAGGAAGCGCTTCCTGTCGCGCCCCTTTGTCTCGCAGAAGTTTGCCAGCAGCGATGGCCTCTTCCTGTCCCCCACTGGCATCCCTGTCAAGATTCAACACATGAGCCATGAAGAGGGAGCGTGGGGGCCTGCCCCCCCACGGCATGCGGCGGAGGGTCTGCAACCCAAACAGGAGGAGGCCAGGCCTGAGGTCGCCACCACCCCCTCCAGCACTTTGATTGAGCTGCTGAAGAGGAAGAAGCTGGATGAGGAGATGGAGATGAACAATCGCTCGCAGACAGCCAGGAAGTGTCTTGGGGTGTCCCCTCCCAAAGAGCGCAATGCAGCACTGCATCCACTAGGGGCAGAATCCACCTGGACACCAG AGAAGAATGATTTGAACAAGAAGGTGTGTGTTCACTGTAACACGACATTCCACAGTGCAGTCAGCCTGTCCAATCATCTGCGAGCTTATGCACGGCGCAAGAGGGCCGCCCTGCTGGAAGGCACAA CCTACGACTGCAAACAGAAGAAGCAGAGATCAAGGCCCGGGCCCAAGAAAAAAATGTTCCGGTTGCCACATGCAGCTGACGAGATCTATAGACTCACCTGCAG GTTCTGCGATCTAGTCTTCCAGGGTCCGCTGTCAGTCCAGGAGGACTGGATCAAGCACTTACAGAGACACATAATGAACACCGGCGTGCCACGTACGGGGGCGGGCATGGTGGAGGTGACTTCTGTGCCcaaagaccccccctctcccccccaaGAGCAGACCCCCCCCTTGGTGTCTCAGATGGCCTACTGA